From Candidatus Syntrophoarchaeum caldarius, the proteins below share one genomic window:
- a CDS encoding ABC transporter, solute-binding protein, whose protein sequence is MNLNKIGSLAMATLMVLASVTLLSIVPVSASDDFTLGIYGNANQDDTIDMRDVTKIARMICWLEDEVDLADAKYDGNINVLDIIQTELIILGREKELTLIDEVDRIVTVEKPVERMVVSYHATAGVIKAIGAEDKVVGVSSTIVSAELLFPELSQLPSIGSTWAPDVESILMLEPDLVLTITSGSKTETLAEQLEGTGISVIGAYCTSPLTYTETVEKLAYILDKRTEAEEYIDWYEGYTDLIKDRTEELTEEDKPRVFGTYKYNEEWKTYGNANQGANQMIKMAGGINIAGDLPGGWITVDPEWVLEENPSIIFVQSGWPPHTFGYDVDDISEAKAFREEFMSLPVFENMDAVENEEVYLLHGDSMVWRSWFIGQVYLAKWFHPELFEDLDPKAIHQEWLTEFLGIDYDLDEHGVFVYHPEKHPDGK, encoded by the coding sequence ATGAATCTGAATAAGATTGGTAGTTTAGCGATGGCAACTTTGATGGTCCTTGCGTCTGTTACGCTTCTGAGCATTGTGCCAGTATCGGCATCAGATGATTTCACATTGGGCATCTATGGCAATGCAAACCAGGATGATACAATCGATATGCGGGATGTGACAAAGATCGCACGGATGATCTGCTGGCTCGAGGATGAGGTGGATTTAGCAGATGCGAAGTACGATGGGAATATAAATGTGCTTGATATAATCCAGACTGAGCTGATCATTCTGGGGAGGGAGAAGGAGCTTACACTCATAGATGAAGTCGATAGAATCGTGACGGTCGAGAAGCCGGTAGAACGAATGGTCGTCTCGTATCACGCGACAGCCGGAGTTATCAAAGCAATTGGAGCAGAGGACAAAGTAGTCGGTGTGAGCTCCACCATAGTGTCGGCAGAGTTATTGTTCCCTGAGTTAAGTCAACTCCCCTCCATTGGCTCCACGTGGGCGCCAGACGTTGAGAGCATACTGATGCTTGAGCCAGATCTCGTCCTCACGATTACATCCGGTAGCAAAACTGAGACGCTTGCAGAGCAACTTGAGGGAACCGGCATATCTGTTATTGGCGCATACTGCACCAGTCCACTTACATACACAGAAACGGTGGAAAAGCTTGCGTACATCCTTGATAAGAGGACGGAAGCTGAAGAGTACATTGATTGGTACGAAGGCTACACAGATCTGATCAAAGATCGAACAGAAGAGCTGACAGAAGAGGATAAGCCACGAGTATTTGGCACCTATAAATACAACGAAGAATGGAAGACGTACGGTAATGCCAACCAGGGTGCAAATCAGATGATCAAGATGGCAGGCGGCATCAATATCGCCGGGGATCTTCCAGGTGGCTGGATCACGGTGGACCCTGAGTGGGTGCTTGAGGAGAATCCGTCTATCATATTCGTGCAATCAGGGTGGCCCCCTCATACCTTTGGCTATGACGTAGATGACATATCAGAAGCAAAAGCGTTCAGAGAAGAGTTCATGAGTCTCCCTGTATTTGAGAACATGGACGCAGTGGAGAATGAAGAAGTCTATCTACTGCATGGTGATTCAATGGTGTGGCGGAGCTGGTTCATCGGACAAGTATACCTTGCAAAATGGTTCCATCCGGAGCTATTCGAGGATCTGGATCCAAAGGCAATCCATCAGGAATGGTTGACAGAATTTCTGGGGATAGACTACGATCTGGACGAGCACGGTGTATTCGTATATCATCCGGAGAAGCATCCGGATGGAAAGTAG
- a CDS encoding periplasmic binding protein: protein MQDVTQTELTILGRDKTLTVIDDTGETVTLSEPVESFVYHGHNAYVYETLRAIGAADRIVGVSDRFVTPGKCRYSEAYFPELLVGCTNVGLLKSPDYEVVNTLRPDLVISDEEKYYDRTKTPGIPVIALDVKMEQFTENTMKYGYIFDKVEEAEEYINWRNGWRDTIEERTAGLSEDEKPLVYFGATYTPGSTTTAIYAEYRGALVRLAGGKNLGDELPGAVGYNKIDPEWIIDRNPDVAIFAAGNTYCGYDIDDTSAMAAFSADFLNSPNFAEVNAVTNKQVYIINFPHFVVGGASGMLASAYFAKWLHPDLFEDMDPQEIQQEFITEFQHIDFDVEEHGTFVYPEM from the coding sequence ATGCAAGATGTAACACAGACCGAGCTGACCATTCTGGGGAGAGATAAAACTCTGACGGTAATCGATGATACCGGAGAGACAGTAACACTATCCGAGCCGGTAGAGAGCTTTGTGTATCATGGACATAACGCATACGTCTACGAAACCTTGCGCGCAATCGGTGCAGCGGATAGAATCGTTGGTGTCAGTGATCGATTCGTCACACCAGGCAAGTGCAGATATAGCGAGGCTTATTTCCCTGAACTCCTCGTCGGTTGCACAAATGTCGGCCTACTTAAATCGCCTGACTATGAAGTGGTAAACACGCTGAGACCGGATCTTGTGATCAGTGATGAAGAGAAATATTATGACAGGACGAAAACCCCGGGCATTCCTGTTATAGCCCTGGATGTAAAGATGGAGCAATTTACAGAGAACACAATGAAGTACGGGTATATCTTCGATAAGGTGGAGGAAGCAGAGGAGTACATCAACTGGCGCAATGGATGGCGGGACACGATCGAGGAACGAACCGCCGGACTCTCAGAGGATGAAAAACCGCTGGTATACTTCGGCGCCACATACACACCCGGATCTACAACCACCGCAATCTATGCCGAGTATAGAGGTGCATTGGTTCGACTGGCAGGAGGAAAAAATTTGGGAGATGAACTACCAGGCGCCGTTGGTTACAATAAAATAGATCCAGAGTGGATAATAGACCGAAATCCTGACGTTGCAATATTTGCAGCAGGAAATACATACTGTGGCTATGACATCGACGATACATCAGCAATGGCAGCATTTAGCGCGGATTTCTTGAATTCTCCTAATTTCGCTGAGGTCAACGCAGTGACGAATAAACAGGTTTACATAATAAACTTTCCACATTTCGTAGTTGGTGGAGCGAGTGGCATGTTGGCAAGTGCATACTTTGCAAAATGGCTCCACCCAGATCTCTTCGAAGATATGGATCCACAGGAGATACAGCAAGAATTTATAACTGAATTCCAGCACATAGACTTCGATGTGGAGGAACACGGCACGTTCGTTTATCCCGAGATGTGA
- a CDS encoding iron(iii) ABC transporter, solute-binding protein: MNLNKIGSLAMATLIVLASVTLLSIVPVSASDDFTLGIYGNANQDDTIDMRDVTKIARMICWLEDEVDLADAKYDGNINVLDIIQTELVILGREKELTVLDSADRTVTIPRPIERIVVFNSETVETMRSLRATEKIVGVGKYTIRDGIFFPEFADYPNVGSVWSPDYEGVVSCNPDLVFLYGTCSVSYCDEIQNKLEELDPAITVVRLDCYKPESYIREVAELGYILNHVSDADNFIRFYDGYMETIRDRVKDIPENERPEVYFEAWRPYHTAGIGAGWHEKVVYAGGKNIFDDLSGYPDVDQEEVVERDPEIIIRAAKDEGGYDTSDVSELSEIWDEIMARPELANVTAVQNQTVYIIANPILGGVRHFIGIGYMAKWFYPDLFTDLDPEMAHRQYLREFQGLDESLVDNGVFVYPPQES; encoded by the coding sequence ATGAATCTGAATAAGATTGGTAGTTTAGCGATGGCAACTTTGATAGTCCTTGCGTCTGTTACGCTTCTGAGCATTGTGCCAGTATCGGCATCAGATGATTTCACATTGGGCATCTATGGCAATGCAAACCAGGATGATACAATCGATATGCGGGATGTCACAAAGATCGCACGGATGATCTGCTGGCTCGAGGATGAGGTGGATTTAGCAGATGCAAAGTACGATGGGAATATAAATGTGCTTGATATAATCCAGACCGAGCTTGTTATACTTGGAAGAGAGAAGGAGTTAACGGTTCTTGATTCTGCTGACAGGACGGTGACGATACCCAGGCCCATCGAGAGAATCGTCGTATTCAACTCTGAGACGGTTGAGACGATGCGATCACTCAGAGCAACTGAAAAAATAGTCGGCGTTGGTAAATACACGATTAGGGATGGGATCTTCTTCCCTGAGTTTGCCGACTACCCAAATGTAGGGTCAGTATGGTCACCAGACTATGAAGGTGTGGTAAGCTGCAACCCGGATCTCGTATTCCTCTACGGGACGTGCTCTGTGAGCTACTGTGATGAGATTCAGAATAAGCTTGAGGAACTCGATCCAGCGATTACAGTGGTTCGTCTCGACTGCTATAAGCCAGAAAGCTACATACGTGAAGTGGCAGAGCTTGGATACATTCTCAATCATGTGAGTGATGCCGATAACTTCATCAGATTTTACGATGGTTACATGGAAACGATCAGGGATCGGGTCAAGGATATCCCAGAGAATGAACGGCCAGAGGTCTACTTTGAGGCGTGGAGGCCATATCACACCGCAGGAATAGGGGCAGGGTGGCACGAGAAGGTCGTGTATGCCGGAGGTAAGAATATCTTTGACGATCTTAGCGGTTATCCCGACGTGGATCAGGAAGAGGTCGTGGAGCGGGATCCTGAGATTATCATCAGAGCTGCAAAGGATGAGGGGGGTTATGACACGAGTGACGTAAGTGAGCTTTCAGAGATATGGGATGAGATCATGGCTCGACCTGAGCTTGCAAACGTCACAGCAGTGCAGAATCAAACGGTCTACATAATCGCAAACCCGATTCTCGGTGGTGTGAGGCACTTCATAGGTATCGGATACATGGCAAAGTGGTTCTACCCTGATCTCTTCACCGATCTGGATCCAGAAATGGCTCATCGACAGTATCTGAGAGAGTTCCAGGGGCTTGATGAGAGCCTTGTCGATAATGGAGTGTTCGTCTATCCACCACAGGAAAGCTGA
- a CDS encoding multidrug ABC transporter ATP-binding protein produces the protein MLSFYLYINMIEVNDLTKYFGNLCAVDHVSLHVENGIFGLLGPNGAGKSTIVRILSTLLKPTGGNATICGYDVAREPKKVREVISYVPQEMALDIKLTGRENALLYAKLYGIADRSRKVDEVLELMELTARSDDLVRTYSGGMRRRLELAQALVHEPEVLFLDEPTLGLDVAARTKIWRHILSLQEQGIVIFMTTHYMEEADEYCDTVAIIDHGRIVALDTPERLKSEMKGEKTSLNDVFIDRVTTPEEESVFDGYKFRTMLRRRR, from the coding sequence GTGCTTTCCTTTTATCTTTATATCAATATGATCGAAGTCAATGACTTAACCAAGTACTTCGGGAATCTTTGTGCGGTCGATCACGTCAGTCTGCACGTTGAGAACGGGATATTTGGACTCCTGGGTCCAAATGGGGCTGGAAAAAGCACAATTGTACGAATATTATCGACGCTTCTGAAGCCGACAGGGGGTAATGCCACTATCTGTGGGTATGATGTTGCAAGAGAGCCAAAAAAAGTGAGGGAAGTGATCAGCTATGTGCCTCAGGAGATGGCGCTTGATATCAAGTTGACAGGCAGGGAGAACGCACTCCTCTACGCAAAGCTCTATGGTATCGCTGATAGATCCAGAAAGGTGGATGAGGTGCTCGAACTGATGGAACTGACCGCACGTTCTGATGATCTGGTGAGGACATATTCTGGTGGTATGAGGCGGAGACTGGAGCTTGCACAGGCACTGGTACATGAACCAGAGGTACTTTTTCTCGATGAACCCACGCTTGGTCTTGATGTTGCAGCGAGAACGAAGATCTGGAGGCATATATTATCGTTGCAGGAGCAGGGCATCGTGATTTTTATGACAACCCATTACATGGAGGAAGCAGACGAGTACTGTGACACCGTGGCGATCATCGATCACGGGCGTATCGTTGCCCTTGACACACCAGAACGGCTGAAGAGTGAGATGAAGGGTGAGAAAACGTCGCTGAACGATGTCTTCATAGATCGAGTCACAACACCCGAAGAAGAGAGTGTCTTTGATGGCTATAAATTTAGAACGATGCTGAGGCGACGGCGATGA
- a CDS encoding multidrug ABC transporter permease, whose protein sequence is MNATWYYFERDLVKWIRGKVTVFSHLVTPAAWLIFVGLTLPVTFTDNYLEYLTPGIMVMSVLFAALQSGNLVIFDKVLGFLNKFFAMPPPRESYLFGTILFITFRGIIQATVIFCVAVLLGITIYSLKSVLLTYVVLFLFGILFASIATTIALAVDDHDGYAAINSMISMPLFFTSTALMPYDKMPDWLQMVASVNPVSYAIDNARALLSGSNPVIGEIVMLAVGAVIVLTICSYLFRRATL, encoded by the coding sequence ATGAATGCAACATGGTACTATTTTGAGAGAGATCTCGTTAAATGGATCCGCGGAAAGGTGACGGTATTCTCACATCTGGTGACCCCTGCGGCATGGCTCATATTTGTTGGGCTTACACTCCCTGTGACATTCACTGATAATTATCTTGAGTATCTCACTCCCGGTATCATGGTGATGAGTGTACTCTTCGCAGCTCTCCAGAGCGGAAACCTCGTAATATTTGATAAAGTACTGGGATTTCTGAATAAGTTTTTTGCCATGCCTCCACCGAGAGAGAGTTATCTCTTTGGCACGATCCTGTTTATAACATTTCGGGGCATTATACAGGCAACTGTGATATTTTGTGTCGCAGTCTTGCTTGGAATTACAATCTACAGCCTGAAGAGCGTTCTCTTAACCTACGTTGTCCTGTTCCTCTTTGGAATACTCTTTGCCTCGATTGCAACAACCATCGCACTTGCGGTTGATGACCACGATGGATATGCTGCGATAAACAGCATGATCAGTATGCCCCTATTTTTCACAAGCACAGCTCTGATGCCCTATGATAAGATGCCAGACTGGCTCCAGATGGTGGCATCGGTGAATCCGGTAAGCTATGCTATCGATAACGCGAGAGCGCTCCTGAGTGGAAGCAATCCGGTGATAGGGGAGATTGTGATGCTTGCAGTGGGGGCTGTGATCGTACTTACGATCTGTAGTTATCTCTTCAGGAGAGCGACATTGTGA
- a CDS encoding magnesium chelatase → MIGMHHIERKILPFTAIVGQEKMKKALILNAINPKIGGVLIRGEKGTAKSTAVRALAELLPEIEVVNGCSFNCNPRDVKEMCDICYGRMKGGEKLESIKRRARVIDLPLGATEDRVVGTLNIEKAIKEGIRALEPGILAAANRGILYIDEVNLLDDHVADVLLDAAAMGVNLVEREGVSVAHPSRFILVGTMNPEEGELRPQLLDRFGLQVNVESLDDADSRVEIVKIAESFETDTDECIAKFKDQQLELSERIVLAKSRLPEVKISDDLLRTTARMCIELGVKTHRAEIVITRTAKTIAAFDDRQEVTLDDIKEAMELALPHRMRKRPFEPPQLDTEKLDDMMKEKNEKEEKKQESREKKDQDEHKQDHEHNQQQEPQNPPDDGDERSEMEQSESVFEIGDPIDISSVRPKERQDRLYRRKTSGRRIPSLARFNRGRYARHTMPRGKPTDIAIDATIRAAAPYQKDRGVSTPGKNAIILKNQDIREKIRVGKVSTATLFVVDASGSMGASNRMESAKGAIMSLLMDSYQKRDRVGMVAFKGDGADVLLPLSSSVDLAFERLRTLPTGGRTPLGAGLMRGLNLLLGEKRKNEETISMMVLISDGRANVPIVEGRSERIREELVAIAEEARSSGIHVVILDTESTGSSFVKMQLGYCKEIADHAGGRYFSLDRLSGREVHDIVSSEQELLTEIYSMGGRVS, encoded by the coding sequence ATGATTGGAATGCACCATATAGAAAGAAAGATACTTCCTTTCACCGCGATCGTGGGGCAGGAGAAGATGAAGAAAGCACTGATCCTGAACGCCATCAATCCAAAGATCGGTGGTGTCCTGATCAGGGGCGAGAAGGGAACTGCTAAATCCACGGCAGTACGGGCGCTTGCAGAACTGCTTCCTGAGATCGAGGTCGTAAACGGCTGTTCTTTTAACTGTAATCCCAGAGACGTGAAAGAGATGTGTGATATCTGCTATGGGCGTATGAAGGGGGGCGAAAAACTTGAAAGCATAAAGAGAAGAGCCCGTGTCATAGATCTTCCGCTTGGCGCAACCGAAGATAGGGTTGTTGGCACGCTTAACATAGAGAAAGCGATCAAGGAGGGGATACGGGCACTTGAGCCTGGAATACTGGCAGCCGCAAATCGTGGAATCCTCTACATCGATGAGGTGAACCTTCTGGATGACCACGTCGCTGATGTTCTTCTGGATGCAGCCGCGATGGGTGTTAACCTCGTCGAGCGAGAAGGGGTCTCTGTGGCTCACCCGTCCAGATTTATCCTGGTCGGAACGATGAACCCTGAAGAAGGTGAGCTCAGACCACAGCTCCTTGATCGATTCGGATTGCAGGTTAATGTTGAGAGTCTGGATGATGCTGATTCACGCGTTGAGATTGTAAAGATTGCAGAAAGCTTTGAAACCGATACAGATGAATGCATAGCAAAATTTAAGGATCAGCAGCTTGAGCTGAGCGAGAGAATTGTTTTAGCAAAGTCGCGCCTTCCTGAGGTTAAAATCTCTGATGACCTTCTCAGAACAACTGCCAGGATGTGCATCGAGCTTGGTGTAAAGACACATCGTGCCGAGATTGTGATAACCCGAACCGCAAAGACGATTGCAGCGTTCGATGATCGTCAGGAGGTCACGCTCGATGATATAAAAGAGGCGATGGAACTTGCACTGCCACACAGAATGCGAAAGCGTCCCTTTGAGCCGCCACAGCTTGATACCGAGAAGCTCGATGATATGATGAAGGAGAAGAATGAAAAGGAAGAAAAAAAGCAGGAGAGCAGAGAGAAGAAGGATCAGGATGAACATAAGCAGGATCACGAGCACAACCAGCAACAGGAGCCGCAAAATCCACCTGATGATGGGGATGAGAGATCAGAGATGGAGCAGTCTGAGTCAGTCTTTGAGATAGGGGATCCAATCGATATTAGCAGCGTGCGACCAAAAGAGAGGCAGGACAGGCTATATCGCAGAAAGACATCTGGCAGACGGATTCCATCGCTTGCGCGTTTCAATCGTGGTCGTTATGCTCGCCACACCATGCCACGGGGAAAGCCCACCGATATCGCTATAGACGCAACGATCCGCGCTGCTGCACCATACCAGAAGGATCGTGGTGTCAGCACCCCCGGAAAAAATGCCATCATCCTCAAAAATCAGGATATCAGGGAAAAGATCAGGGTCGGGAAGGTCTCAACCGCAACCCTCTTTGTGGTAGATGCCTCTGGCTCGATGGGCGCCTCAAATCGGATGGAGAGCGCCAAGGGTGCCATCATGTCGCTTCTCATGGATTCTTATCAAAAACGAGATAGGGTTGGAATGGTTGCGTTCAAAGGTGATGGTGCAGATGTGCTACTTCCACTCTCTTCAAGTGTCGATCTTGCATTTGAAAGGCTCAGAACGCTTCCAACCGGTGGGAGGACACCACTTGGTGCAGGACTCATGAGGGGCCTGAACCTCCTTCTTGGTGAGAAGCGAAAGAATGAAGAGACGATCTCGATGATGGTCTTAATCTCGGATGGCAGGGCAAATGTTCCAATCGTGGAAGGTAGATCTGAGAGGATAAGAGAAGAACTCGTTGCGATTGCAGAAGAAGCAAGATCTTCCGGTATTCATGTGGTTATTCTTGATACCGAATCCACCGGTAGTTCGTTTGTGAAGATGCAGCTTGGGTACTGTAAAGAGATCGCAGATCATGCAGGAGGACGGTATTTTTCGCTTGATCGCCTTTCAGGGAGGGAAGTCCACGATATTGTCTCATCTGAGCAGGAACTTCTGACAGAGATCTACTCGATGGGTGGTCGTGTATCATGA